AGGATTCTTAACTGGAAATATTGTTAGCATCGGCGCTCCTTCTTCTTAATACTCTATTAGGGGTAGTAATAGGTTCAATAGAAATATGGGAAACTGTTTTCGCAAAACTTTGCGAGGGAATATAACGCTCAGCTTCTCCTTCTAATGTAGGGTAAGGCCAAGTTAATTTGTATGTAGCATTCCAGCCATTTACGGTTAAATAACCATGTACTCCTTTATTATCAGGAATAGGTAAATGAATTAATTCAGATGGCAGTACTACTTGTTCGACATCTTTACTCCAACCTGTTGCTTTACCATCATTGTAATTAGGTCTTTCTACTATTTTTTCTCCAAACCCCTTACTTATATAATCAGCGTCTATCCCTAAACTACCAACACGGAGCGAAATTACATTACCGCACATACTAAGTAGAGAATTGGCATCATGCTCACCATACACTTCGAAGATTTGACTTATAGATTGAGTTCCAATTATCGCTTTTCCTTGAAATTCGCGTGCTGTAGAAATAAACTCACTCAGAGCGCTAATCTTATTTAAATTCCCGAACTCATCTAACAACAAAAACGTTTCTTTCTTATTTCCTCTTTCACTGACGAGGAACTCTGTTGTTAGGACACTAAATAATGCAGTAAAAAGTGGTTCCGCTAAGGCTTTATATCTATTATGGGATTGAATAATCACTTTTTTAGGTTGATTATCTCCATTGACCCAATCCTTTATTGAGAAAGTTGCATCTTCAGAATTCGGCCAATATTCAGATAAATATTCCATCCAACCAATGTTGCTTTGCAAATTCATTAACACACCGCTAGATGTTTCATTATTTGAATCTATATATTTAATTAAACCAGGAGAGTTTTCAGACAATAAAGAATTCAATTTTTCAGAATCTATTTCAGTCATTGTGTATAGTTCCTTCCAGCCCCATGTTTTACCCGATTCCTGCAATGCTACAATCATCCCCGTAAGCATTAAAACCGATGAAGTCGACCAAAAAGGTTGTGGTGTTTCAATAATAATTCTTTTTGCAAAGTTAAAAGCTGAAGTTTTATCTGGTAGATCCGCTGAAATGTTCCAACTCACTCCCCTCTGATCCCATGGTGCAATTAAAATAGTGTCTTCATCGTATAGCTTTTCTGTAAACTCACGCTTTTGGTCAAAAATAAACAAATTACAGTGCCTATCTATTAGCTGTTGCAACAAACCAAAAATTACAACGGTTTTCCCTGCACCTTGCATTCCAGTAATTAAAAAGTTGTTAAGCTCTCTTTTTCTACTGATTTGAACTTCAGGGTGAATCATTAGTCCAGCATCACTACTATTAATTATTTCAATTTTATTTCTTTTCTTTGCATGTCTTTTCACAGATTTAGATTCAATTAAATCGACACCTCGCACCTTAATTTCGAGTGTATTCCCTCCAAATTTATATAAAAATTTCCAGACTAATATCAAACTAACAAAAAATGAAAATAGAAAAGGTACAAATATATGTAAATAAAAATGCGTCTCTAATTGAAGCGACTTAATGCCTCTCCAATAATATGAAATGGGTAGTTCCCCCTGTAGAGAGTCCCACCAAACTCTTAATGGATTTGACAGATATTTCCATTCGCTGAACCAATTCCAACTAATAACTGTTAGTAGTAATGATAAAACAAATGTTAGGCCCAAAAGTATGTATATATACAAAAGCCAATGATTTTGCTTTAAACTAGGGGGAAGGTATGAAGCGTTCATTTCAATACCTCCTGTTCAAATTCTTTATTGCATTGTTCAAGCGCTTTTTGAATCTCATTATCGTTCAAGCCAACAATTATGCTGTTCATTGTAAATAATCTTCTCAATAACCTTATTTCCAATTTTTGAAATAAAAGCTCATGATTTGGATAATCAAAATAGCGAAATGCAGAGTCACGTATAATATCTATTACAGGTAAACCTTTGCGATCAGCCTCCGCTTGTAACTTTGCATCCACTTCACGCTCAAATCGAACAAACCGCCCTTTATCAGAATAATTACTCATAAGATCTCCTCTACCAAAGCTAATATCATCAATATCATCAATGAATACTTGAGATATAGGGAGTATTTACTATTCCTTGATATCAATTCTGATATCCTCCCACGGCTTTGAATTACGGACTCTTCACATGAAATTTCAAATGTTGTTCTATCATCAATGATGAGTCGGGTATGAGTATCATCTATAGGAAGAGAAAATTTGAAGTAAGAATCATTAATACTTAAATAGCAGCCAGCTATATAAATAGTTCGCAACTCATTTTTTGAGTATTTTTGAGAAACAATTGTTAAAACGCACTTTCTGAAATACCTCATTAAGTCGTTAATATTTTCTGCTTCAATCGGAAGTCGTAAATTTATCAAGGGGGATTTCTTGAAATAACTGATTGCTAGCAACTCTATAAAAATCTTATTACTATTTTTATCGATAAAAATGTTATCTTTATTAAATAAAGGCGAATGATCATGAATAAAGCAAGCCAGAGCAAAAATGATCATCTTTGTATTTTCAGAATAAATGTTATTTTCAAGATCAAAAGAGAACTGCTCAAGCTCATTTGTTAAGTCAAAATACTCCTGTGGTTCAAGGTTCAGGCTTTCGAAGTTAACGGAAAGCTTTTGGATTAAATCTGACACTTGCATTTCTATGTTTGGCTTATTACCCTCATATATGCATGAACCACAAGCTTCGACTAAAAAGTTTTCATGCAAGAAATTATCGATGTTTAACATATTATTTATCTCCTTCCATTTGTGTTAACGAAGCGTCAATAGTTTCCTCATTAATTCCCATCTTTACCAAGCTGTAGCCGCTAGTTTCGTCAAAATCTGGTAGCTGGTATACAATGTATGCTGCGTAAGACAACAATAAAGCATCAGCGTTAACTAACTCTTCTGCTGTAATGTCTTCTGAATTTAACTTTACCGAATATTTTAAAATATCAATTATTTCATCAATACTAAATTCTGAAGAATTATCCTCTTCAATAGATACAAGCGCTAATATCCAAAAGATACTTTGAACATCATTAAAGTTATTTTCAAGAAGCGGAAGCACAACAGCTATTAACTGCTCATTTCTAGATATTAGATTATCCATTTACGCGACCTCCTGTTCACATTCCACTAACCAAGCATTTATGGCTTCTCTTCTCCAACCAATGAAGTGGTTTCCACGCTTCATTGGTTTGGGGAAAATCCCTGCGTTTACCCACCGGAACAAGGTCGATTTACTCTTCCCAATCAATGTTGTTATATCATTGATATTTAAAATTAATTTTTCTTTCATGTTTTTTCCTCGTAGTTGAATTTACGAGACCAGAATAACGTGAGAGAATCAGGCAAGATAAACATGGGTTGTATAAACCCATGACTATACTTTAATTAAGGTTTGTGATATGTCAGTTGAAGTTAATGGGCTAAAAGCGGCTTTTTGGTGTCGTTTAATATTTGATGTATGGGGGGTGTCTTCTCCAGAGGAGATGTTTAACTATAAGTCCGCTCGTTCAGCCTTTACAGAAAATAAATATCGAATAGATGAAATTTTTGATCTTTATAAAGGCTCCAAAAAACAAGATAGGGCATACGATATACTTTATGAAAACAACAACAACGTAAAAAAGTGGAGTGGTTATTTTTTAGGGAAAAGTTCTCCCAGTCTAAAATTTGTAAACGAAGTTGATGAATTGGTAGCAGGCAGTGAATTCTTTTTTAAATATGGGGCGAAATCATTATTTAATGTTATGTCTGCTAAATCACCTGAAGAAGCTTTAAATAACTTTAAGGAAGAGTTAATTGAATGTTTTGAAAAACCCGACGATACGCACTTCATTCATAAAAATGTGATTGGTGAAATTATTTACGAAAATGAACCACCTAGTTACGAATATGATCTTGTAGCCATGACAGAAGAAGATATCGAAAGCCTCCAGTCAAATAATTGGCTTGCAGAATACAGAAAACTACGTGCTTTTCTGCCAAATATCGATGCTTTTCATAATGGATTTCCAAAATCAGAAGTTAATAACTTATATATACATATTGCATATGAAGTAATTTCTGCCAAATTTTTAACTGAAGAATATAAATATCATAATTTGGCTAAAGTATTGTTTGTGAAGCATGGCATAAACGCTATTGAAAACTTCGAACACGAAATGGGAATCCCCAATTCATTATGGCTAGATATTACATTTATTAAAGATGCATTTGATTGGTACAGTACTTACCTAACAGAAGCATAAAAATCCTAGTTTAGACAATGGTGTATTCTGTTTTTAATTGGTCTAAATGATCAGCCCAGAATTGCATCATTTTTTTTCTATTAGGTAGATATTTAGCATGGTTGTACGCTCGTGAAGTTTCAGTTCCAGTAAGATGTGCTAGCTGCATTTCTACATGGTCTTCATCCCACCCCTCTTCATTTAAAGTCGTAGATGCTGTGCCTCTAAATCCGTGGGTAGTCATAACGTCACCTGTATAACCCAATGTTCTTAATCTATTTGTCATAACATTTTTACTAATCGGGTTGTTACTATTTCTTAAGCTTGGAAAAACAAATGGTGAGTAGCCTGTTACTTCTTGAATAGATATTAATTGTTCAATAACTTGAGTCGCCATGGGGACTAAATGCATCCGTTCTTTTTTCATATGTTCAGCAGGTATACGAATTAGACGAGCTTCAAAGTCTATATACTCCCACTTTAGATTTCTAACCTCTGTTGGCCGTAAAAATACTCTGGGAATTAGTTTTAATGCTTCAACTGTACAAAAAGTTCCTGATGGCAAAGTGTCTACATCGAATATTAATTTTCCCAGCAGTTTAGAGTTAATAATGGCAGAAAATGATTTAGCTTTTGGTATAGGACTGATGATATCCCTCAAAGCTAAACCTTGAGCAGGGTTTGTTCTTGTTAATCTATGCCCTAGAGCAAAACCAAAAATCCTATTCAGTACAGACAAAATTACAGGTGCCTTTTTCAGGTTACCTGAATATTCAATTTCTAGCATTAATTCCGTGATATGCCCTGCATCTATTTCATCTACAGCTAAAGAACACAATTTTTTAGCATCTTCAGTGATCCAACGTTTGATTTTTTTTGCATGGTCTTCGCTCCATGAAGACTGTTGTTTCCCCCACCAATTCAATGCTACGACACTGAAGGTCTTATCGCTAACCTCTGAAGCTTTTTTTACCGTCTTTCTCTCTACCATAGGGTCTATCCCTTGTGATAGCAGGATACGCGCATTATCAGCCCCTTCTCTTGCTTTACTTAAGCTTATAGAGGGGTATTTCCCTAAAGCCATTTCTTTATTTTTACTATTATAAATATATCTAAAGCGCCACAATTTTGAACCACTTGATTTTATCAATAAATACAAACCTTTAGAGTCAAACTCCTTAGCTTGTTTCTTATTTTCAGGACATGTAAAACCATTTATATCGCGAGCTAATATTGTCATATGAATTACTCTACATTGCTTAACAGGGGTATATTTAAGGGTATAGGGTAATTATAGATACATTTCTTGATCACATGCAAGGGGACATACCCTTGATTATACCCTCAAGGAAATGAAATTACATGAGGGTAATTGATTGCCTATGAAAGCAAATAAAAAAGAAAAAGCCCGTAAAACATAGTTTTACGGGCTTTTTTGATATCGAATGAAACTCGATGATATCGGGGTGGGAGGCTTACATCATGCCGCCCATTCCACCCATACCGCCCATGCCGCCCATATCAGGCATTGCAGAGCCGCCTGAATCTTTAACTGGTGCGTCAGTGATCATTGCTTCGGTAGTTAGCATTAAACCAGCAACTGATGCAGCAAATTGAAGTGCTGAACGCGTTACTTTAGTTGGGTCAAGAATACCCATCTCTAACATATCACCGTAAGTGCTGTTACCAGCATTGTAACCATAGTTACCTTTACCGTTACGTACTTCATTTAAAACAACTGACGCTTCGTCACCTGAGTTAGTTGCAATTTGACGTAATGGAGCAGACATTGCACGAATAGCTACGTTAATACCGTGTGTTTGATCTTCGTTAATACCTTCAAGATCTTTAATTGCTTCAGCAGCACGAACAAGCGCTACACCACCACCGGCAACAACGCCCTCTTCTACTGCAGCGCGAGTTGCATGTAATGCATCTTCAACACGGGCTTTTTTCTCTTTCATTTCCATTTCAGTGGCTGCGCCAACTTTAATGACTGCAACACCGCCAGCTAATTTAGCTAAACGTTCTTGAAGTTTTTCTTTGTCGTAATCTGAAGAAGAATCTTCAATTTGACCACGAATTTGAGCAACACGTGCTTGAATGTCAGCTTCTTCGCCAACGCCATCAATAATCGTGGTGTTGTCTTTAGAAATAATTACACGCTTTGCTTGACCTAAATCTTCTAATGTTGCTTTTTCAAGTTCCATACCGATTTCTTCAGAAATAACAGTACCGCCAGTTAATGTAGCTACATCTTGTAACATAGCTTTACGACGATCACCAAAACCAGGTGCTTTAACTGCTGCAACTTTAACAATGCCGCGCATGTTGTTAACAACTAATGTCGCTAATGCTTCGCCTTCAACATCTTCAGCAATAATAAGTAAAGGCTTACCTGCTTTAGCTACGGCTTCTAAAGTCGTTAATAATTCACGAATATTCGCAACTTTTTTATCAACTAATAGAATGAATGGGTTTTCTAATTCAACTGTGCCACTTTCTTGGTTAGTCATGAAGTAAGGTGATAGGTAACCACGATCAAACTGCATACCTTCAACAACATCAAGTTCATCTGTTAGCGCTTGACCTTCTTCAACGGTAATAACACCTTCAGTGCCTACTTTTTCCATTGCTGTTGCAATGATTTTACCAACAGTTTCATCAGAGTTAGCAGAAATAGTACCTACTTGCTCAATCGCTTTGTTGTCAGTTACTGGTGAAGAAAGGTCTTTCAACGCAGCAACAGCAGCGATAACAGCTTTATCAATACCGCGCTTAAGGTCCATTGGGTTCATACCCGCAGCAATTGATTTTAAACCTTCATTAACAATAGCTTGAGCTAAAACAGTAGCAGTAGTTGTACCGTCACCAGCTTCATCATTCGCTTTAGACGCAACTTCTTTTACCATTTGTGCGCCCATGTTTTCAAACTTATCTTCAAGTTCAATTTCTTTAGCAACACTTACACCATCTTTAGTGATCGTTGGACCACCAAAAGATTTGTCTAATACAACGTTACGACCTTTAGGGCCTAATGTTACTTTTACCGCGTCAGCTAAAATGTTTACGCCTCTAAGCATTTTTACTCTAGCGTCGTTACCAAATAATACGTCTTTTGCAGCCATGTTATTTCTTCCTATTTTTGTGAATTTAGATGGAGCAATGCTCTACATCAAATTAAATACTTAAATTATTGAGCTTACTCAACAATTGCTAAAATGTCTGATTCTGAAAGGATCAATACTTCTTCGCCATCAATTTTCTCAGTTTTCATACCGTAACCTTCAGAGAAAATCACTTGGTCACCAATCTTTACGTCTAATGGGCGTACATCACCATTTTCTAAGATGCGACCTTTACCAACAGCCACGACTTCAGCGCGAGTTGATTTTTCTGCTGCACTGCCTGTTAGCACAATGCCACCGGCTGATTTAGATTCAACTTCTTTACGTTTTACAATTACGCGATCATGTAATGGACGAATGCTCATTTATTTTCTCCTGAGAATTATTGGTTATAACAAATATGTTTGTGTGTAATTAATGGGGTTAAAAAAATACTTCACAAGTCTTTACGGTATTTTTTTAATTATTTAACTTTAACTCTGTTTTAAAGCCTTGCAACCAATTGAAAATTATAAATTAACATTCAATTGGCTATATCTTGAAATGATAGTTCTACATTCCAATAAAATATTTAAATCAATAGGTTATCTATTAAGAATGAATTTAACAAAAAAACTAAAAATATAGCGACTACAAAAAAGCATATTAATATTTGTAGTTAGTCTTTTCGCTTAAAGTCACCTTCTAAGGTTTCACCTTGTTGATGATCTTTATCAGAAGAAATGGCTTTAGTCTGTGTAAATACGGCTGCCTTATCTACTTCAATATCAACTTCGTTTTCATAGATATGGCCACTTTCTTGGGTAAAGCTAGAGGCATGAAAATGTGTATTTTCACCAAACCCGCTACCTTGGCTAGTTTTTATATGCTTTTGTACTTTGTTCGCTAATGCCTCTCGAATATTAGGTATAAGTAGTAACAAACCAAAAATATCGGTAACAAAACCTGGCGTCACTAAAAGTATTCCGGCTACTAATAAAACTAAAGCAGTCACGATCTCGCCAGAAGGCATCTCGCCTGCTGCCATTTTAGTTTGTACCGATTGCAAAGTAGCTAAACCTTGATGACGTACATATTTAGCGCCAAGCCAGGCACTAAGAATCACAATAGCAATAGTTGGCCAAGCTCCAATTAGCTCTCCAACCTGCATTAACACAGTGATTTCTATAATAGGTATGATAATAAATAATGCAAATAATAAGCGAAACATAAAGACTCCTGTTTTCTTTGTAAGATATATTGGGTTAAACAGGTCTTTTTCAAGCGTAAATGACTTTTACTTTACTTAACTCTAGTGTTGTTAACTTTTTTTTAAGAAACTAATGCTACCTTATCATTTGCTGTGAATATAAATATGACCTTCCAATATCAGCCACTATTATTGCTAATAGGCTTTTAATCAAAGCAATAACGGCATGGTAATTACTGAATGATAAGCGAAAGAAGTATCGGTATAAAAATAAATTACAGCTATTAATAAAAACTAAAAGCGATAATTTGATACAATTAAATGCTCGAATTAGTAACCTACATCGCTACAATGTAGCTGAAACGAATGTAATTGAAGTGATTGCTTTGAATATCCAGCAAAGCAATAAGCACTATTTAAACTGGATCAGTGAAAATTAAAGTAGTATTAATGAAAAATCCATCATCATCTTTAAACTTTTCGATTAGAACATTTATTATGTTTTTTGTTCTACTCGTAGGTTTAAGCTCTGCCGTTACTAATGCACAGCAGTCTATTTTTGACACCTCTGGTCCATCATTATTTAGTAATGACAATGAGTTTTTAAGGGTAGATCAAGCCTTTATTTTTAACTTTGATCAAGATGAAAATTTACTCCATATTAACTTTGATATCAGCGAAGGTTATTACCTTTATCGCCATCAATTTAAATTTACGAGTGATACAGCCCGTATAGCAGAAATAGATTTACCACAGGGTATAGAGCATGAAGATGAATTTTTTGGCGTGCAACAGATTTATAAAACCTCATTAAGTTTTACCCTTAACATTGAGCAAGCTGATAAAAACGCTGTCATTACGGTTAGCTATCAAGGCTGTGCTGATAAGGGCTTATGTTATCCTCCAACAAAGAAGCAAGTTTCATTAGATCAAGTATTAGAACAAACAACAAATAAAACGTCTGCTGCTGTCTTATCAGCGTTAAACAGTGATATGGCTGAAACGTCTTCAACACAAAATCAAGAAAACTCAACGGTTAGCGAACAACATCAACTCGTTGATATGTTAAAACAAGGGAGCTTATTATTAATGTTAGTTGCTTTCTTTTTAGGTGGGTTATTATTATCTTTCACCCCTTGTGTATTTCCAATGTACCCTATTTTAACGGGTATTATTGTTGGTGCTGGTAATAATAATTCAACACCTTTAACTACCAAGAAAGCATTTACGTTATCGTTCTTTTACGTGCAAGGTATGGCGGTTACATATACTTTACTCGGTGTAGTTGTTGCGCTTGCTGGCGCACAATTCCAGGCCATTTTTCAGCATCCTTATGTATTGGTTGCCCTTAGTATTTTGTTTATCTTTTTAGCCTTATCCATGTTTGGCTTATTCAACTTAGCCCTACCTGCTAGTTGGCAAAATTATTTAAATAGTTTAAGTAATAAACAAAAAGGCGGGTCTGTTGCTGGTGTAATAATGATGGGCGTTATTTCTGGTTTAGTTGCTTCTCCTTGTACAACCGCACCTTTAACCGGTGCTTTATTATATATTTCACAAACAGGTGATGTTGTATTAGGTGCCTCTGCATTGTATGCATTAAGTTTAGGCATGGGGTTACCATTATTAGTGCTAGGTAGCTCAGGCGGGAAATTACTGCCGAAAGCTGGCGCCTGGATGAATATTATAAAAAATATTTTCGGTCTATTATTACTCGCTGTTCCAATATTTTTATTAGAGCGATTTATTCCTGAAATTGCCAGTGATGTATTATGGGCATTATTGATATTAAGCTCAGCCACTTATTTATATGTTGCCAATATCAATACGGCTGCGCAGTCAGCGGAGAAAACAACTAAGAGTTTTGCCTTCGGCTTACGTTCATTACTCATTTTCTTAATGCTATTTTGGGGGGCTAACATGCTTTATCAGCTATTTACTCCTAATAGTAGTACGTCAAATATCACTATGATTGGTAGTAATAATTCAAACAATGGCGACACACAGTCAATAATTCATCAAGAAAATAAAATTCAACATTTTAGTCAAGTTAGCACCTTAAATGAATTAAATGAAGCTGTTGCACAGGCAAATAAGCAAGGTAAAACAGTTATGTTAGATCTCTATGCTGACTGGTGTGTTGCCTGTAAAGAATTTGAAGAATACACTTTTCCAGATCACAACGTACAACAAGCACTTGCTAATTCGGTTTTACTACAAGTTGATTTAACCGAAACAAGCTTGCCGCAAAATATTGAATTAATGGATCATTTTAATGTTTTTGGACTACCGTCTATTTTGTTTTTTGATTTGAACGGCAATGAATTGAATTTACAGCGTGTTACTGGATTTATGAAAGCAGATGAGTTCAGTGAGCATATCAAAGCGATATTTTAACGAGATGGCTCTGCGAGTTGCGAGTTCAGAACAATATCAACTACCCGTTTATTTCTGGTAGTTGATAGTGACTAACGATACTAAATTATACTGCTTTTCCTAATCTTTCCCAACTTGTGTTTTCCAGTATCCATTGTGAGTATATTCTTGAATAAACGCGATTAAATCAATCTCTGGCACTGGTTTTGAAAAGTAATACCCCTGAATTAAATCACAATTGTTTTCAGTTAAACTTCGCAGTTGTGCAGCTGTTTCGACGCCTTCAGCTATAACTGTTAACCCTAAGTTTTTTACCATCGCAATAGTTGACATAATAATTTGATAGTCAGCATGATTTTCTAACATACCAAAAACGAAGCTTTTATCTATTTTAATCACATCAATAGGCATTTTTTTAATATAAGCTAATGAAGAATACCCCGTGCCAAAATCATCAATTGCGAAGCTAAATCCCATCACCTTTAAACGGTCCATCATCACAATGGTATGGTC
The sequence above is a segment of the Colwellia sp. 20A7 genome. Coding sequences within it:
- a CDS encoding type IV secretion system DNA-binding domain-containing protein, giving the protein MNASYLPPSLKQNHWLLYIYILLGLTFVLSLLLTVISWNWFSEWKYLSNPLRVWWDSLQGELPISYYWRGIKSLQLETHFYLHIFVPFLFSFFVSLILVWKFLYKFGGNTLEIKVRGVDLIESKSVKRHAKKRNKIEIINSSDAGLMIHPEVQISRKRELNNFLITGMQGAGKTVVIFGLLQQLIDRHCNLFIFDQKREFTEKLYDEDTILIAPWDQRGVSWNISADLPDKTSAFNFAKRIIIETPQPFWSTSSVLMLTGMIVALQESGKTWGWKELYTMTEIDSEKLNSLLSENSPGLIKYIDSNNETSSGVLMNLQSNIGWMEYLSEYWPNSEDATFSIKDWVNGDNQPKKVIIQSHNRYKALAEPLFTALFSVLTTEFLVSERGNKKETFLLLDEFGNLNKISALSEFISTAREFQGKAIIGTQSISQIFEVYGEHDANSLLSMCGNVISLRVGSLGIDADYISKGFGEKIVERPNYNDGKATGWSKDVEQVVLPSELIHLPIPDNKGVHGYLTVNGWNATYKLTWPYPTLEGEAERYIPSQSFAKTVSHISIEPITTPNRVLRRRSADANNISS
- a CDS encoding helix-turn-helix transcriptional regulator — translated: MKEKLILNINDITTLIGKSKSTLFRWVNAGIFPKPMKRGNHFIGWRREAINAWLVECEQEVA
- a CDS encoding tyrosine-type recombinase/integrase; the encoded protein is MTILARDINGFTCPENKKQAKEFDSKGLYLLIKSSGSKLWRFRYIYNSKNKEMALGKYPSISLSKAREGADNARILLSQGIDPMVERKTVKKASEVSDKTFSVVALNWWGKQQSSWSEDHAKKIKRWITEDAKKLCSLAVDEIDAGHITELMLEIEYSGNLKKAPVILSVLNRIFGFALGHRLTRTNPAQGLALRDIISPIPKAKSFSAIINSKLLGKLIFDVDTLPSGTFCTVEALKLIPRVFLRPTEVRNLKWEYIDFEARLIRIPAEHMKKERMHLVPMATQVIEQLISIQEVTGYSPFVFPSLRNSNNPISKNVMTNRLRTLGYTGDVMTTHGFRGTASTTLNEEGWDEDHVEMQLAHLTGTETSRAYNHAKYLPNRKKMMQFWADHLDQLKTEYTIV
- the groL gene encoding chaperonin GroEL (60 kDa chaperone family; promotes refolding of misfolded polypeptides especially under stressful conditions; forms two stacked rings of heptamers to form a barrel-shaped 14mer; ends can be capped by GroES; misfolded proteins enter the barrel where they are refolded when GroES binds), whose product is MAAKDVLFGNDARVKMLRGVNILADAVKVTLGPKGRNVVLDKSFGGPTITKDGVSVAKEIELEDKFENMGAQMVKEVASKANDEAGDGTTTATVLAQAIVNEGLKSIAAGMNPMDLKRGIDKAVIAAVAALKDLSSPVTDNKAIEQVGTISANSDETVGKIIATAMEKVGTEGVITVEEGQALTDELDVVEGMQFDRGYLSPYFMTNQESGTVELENPFILLVDKKVANIRELLTTLEAVAKAGKPLLIIAEDVEGEALATLVVNNMRGIVKVAAVKAPGFGDRRKAMLQDVATLTGGTVISEEIGMELEKATLEDLGQAKRVIISKDNTTIIDGVGEEADIQARVAQIRGQIEDSSSDYDKEKLQERLAKLAGGVAVIKVGAATEMEMKEKKARVEDALHATRAAVEEGVVAGGGVALVRAAEAIKDLEGINEDQTHGINVAIRAMSAPLRQIATNSGDEASVVLNEVRNGKGNYGYNAGNSTYGDMLEMGILDPTKVTRSALQFAASVAGLMLTTEAMITDAPVKDSGGSAMPDMGGMGGMGGMGGMM
- a CDS encoding co-chaperone GroES, producing the protein MSIRPLHDRVIVKRKEVESKSAGGIVLTGSAAEKSTRAEVVAVGKGRILENGDVRPLDVKIGDQVIFSEGYGMKTEKIDGEEVLILSESDILAIVE
- a CDS encoding FxsA family protein; translated protein: MFRLLFALFIIIPIIEITVLMQVGELIGAWPTIAIVILSAWLGAKYVRHQGLATLQSVQTKMAAGEMPSGEIVTALVLLVAGILLVTPGFVTDIFGLLLLIPNIREALANKVQKHIKTSQGSGFGENTHFHASSFTQESGHIYENEVDIEVDKAAVFTQTKAISSDKDHQQGETLEGDFKRKD
- the cutA gene encoding divalent cation tolerance protein CutA, with translation MNDKRKKYRYKNKLQLLIKTKSDNLIQLNARISNLHRYNVAETNVIEVIALNIQQSNKHYLNWISEN
- a CDS encoding protein-disulfide reductase DsbD; amino-acid sequence: MKNPSSSLNFSIRTFIMFFVLLVGLSSAVTNAQQSIFDTSGPSLFSNDNEFLRVDQAFIFNFDQDENLLHINFDISEGYYLYRHQFKFTSDTARIAEIDLPQGIEHEDEFFGVQQIYKTSLSFTLNIEQADKNAVITVSYQGCADKGLCYPPTKKQVSLDQVLEQTTNKTSAAVLSALNSDMAETSSTQNQENSTVSEQHQLVDMLKQGSLLLMLVAFFLGGLLLSFTPCVFPMYPILTGIIVGAGNNNSTPLTTKKAFTLSFFYVQGMAVTYTLLGVVVALAGAQFQAIFQHPYVLVALSILFIFLALSMFGLFNLALPASWQNYLNSLSNKQKGGSVAGVIMMGVISGLVASPCTTAPLTGALLYISQTGDVVLGASALYALSLGMGLPLLVLGSSGGKLLPKAGAWMNIIKNIFGLLLLAVPIFLLERFIPEIASDVLWALLILSSATYLYVANINTAAQSAEKTTKSFAFGLRSLLIFLMLFWGANMLYQLFTPNSSTSNITMIGSNNSNNGDTQSIIHQENKIQHFSQVSTLNELNEAVAQANKQGKTVMLDLYADWCVACKEFEEYTFPDHNVQQALANSVLLQVDLTETSLPQNIELMDHFNVFGLPSILFFDLNGNELNLQRVTGFMKADEFSEHIKAIF